The following proteins come from a genomic window of Gimesia chilikensis:
- a CDS encoding ribonuclease inhibitor: protein MKEQIVYCPVGNEFSPCDPAEILPIVEHLRSNVPVTEQIVFTRGSHLPDGRVDLCKQCIGPEGTTLVADAVKLNLHTRHLLMGANGMGNTGAQALARLIRENESLQTIYLGCNRIDELGATELAQAIAESSSVRALWLKRNPIGVEGARQITEMLKHNQKLRTLDLVHTKLGSEGVRLIVRTLATIDTSISLLYLGGNEISARDADVLADLLQQNQRLRGLYLSVNRFGDEGALVLAQGLRSNQGLNSLSLASNRIGPEGAAALASALESHPNLVELDLGYDRSTRVLGEDSNRLGDAGAAEIARLIRNNRKLKSVNLTRNRISDRGAVLLLAALERNNELVELKIGKGNSAPIRNRLHELLERNRRQHSDLPQIDEDISAIRSIYRTLNK from the coding sequence ATGAAAGAACAAATCGTATATTGCCCCGTTGGAAATGAATTCTCTCCCTGCGATCCGGCAGAAATCCTGCCGATTGTCGAACACTTACGTTCGAACGTACCGGTCACCGAGCAAATTGTCTTCACGCGTGGCAGCCATCTACCTGATGGTCGTGTCGATCTCTGTAAACAGTGCATCGGTCCTGAAGGGACAACCCTGGTAGCTGATGCAGTCAAGTTGAATTTACATACGCGGCACCTGCTCATGGGCGCCAACGGCATGGGAAATACAGGTGCGCAGGCTCTGGCAAGACTGATCCGGGAAAACGAATCACTCCAGACAATTTATCTGGGATGTAATCGAATCGATGAATTGGGGGCAACCGAACTCGCACAGGCAATCGCAGAAAGCTCCTCAGTCAGGGCACTCTGGTTAAAACGAAATCCGATTGGTGTTGAGGGGGCTCGCCAGATTACAGAGATGCTCAAGCACAATCAGAAACTGCGAACATTAGATCTGGTGCACACAAAGCTGGGAAGCGAAGGGGTACGGCTGATTGTCAGAACACTCGCCACCATCGACACATCTATCAGCTTGCTCTATCTGGGCGGAAATGAAATCAGTGCGCGAGATGCCGATGTACTGGCTGATCTGTTACAGCAGAATCAAAGACTGCGCGGTCTCTATTTGAGCGTCAATCGTTTCGGAGATGAGGGAGCCTTGGTTCTGGCACAAGGGCTTCGCTCCAATCAGGGACTTAATTCGCTGAGCCTGGCCAGTAATCGAATCGGACCGGAGGGAGCAGCTGCTCTCGCCTCGGCTTTGGAATCTCATCCGAACCTGGTTGAACTCGATTTGGGATATGATCGTTCCACCAGAGTTCTGGGAGAAGACTCCAATCGTCTGGGGGATGCGGGGGCAGCAGAAATTGCTCGTCTGATCCGAAACAATCGAAAGTTGAAGAGCGTAAACCTGACGCGCAATCGCATCAGCGATCGAGGGGCAGTCTTGCTCCTCGCAGCCCTGGAACGAAATAACGAACTCGTCGAGCTTAAAATAGGAAAAGGAAATTCTGCACCAATACGAAACCGGCTTCACGAGTTACTCGAACGTAACCGCAGGCAACATTCTGACCTGCCCCAGATCGACGAAGATATCTCCGCCATTCGCAGCATCTATCGAACTTTGAACAAGTAG
- a CDS encoding SDR family NAD(P)-dependent oxidoreductase: MRDQNQTTENEDSLLHQLSDSDLTRCARVLQRLAQQPDICLNAATPEEAVWKQAALLVKRVKATQKQAGRKRDRRLIETSGIRSKRAQKNDGRYLHHDDPVQDSVAETALFHSRRCYICKKSYQKLHSFYDLMCESCGQENYRKRLQTADLTGRTAVVTGGRVKIGFQIALKLLRSGARVWVTSRFPCDTARRYAAETDFADWYDRLQILGSDFRSLASVNQLCEDLQANCSHLDLLINNASQTIRRPAAYFQHLWELESEPQRLEKAARSLVYRTTDSLLRLTTSHHLNNLTHGPAFASLLSQTKVQTEDADNEEGVFPPGLLDSDSQQVDLREKNSWIQELSDVSLTELLEVHAVNSLVPFLLIQKMEPLLLNSPHTDRYIVNVSAMEGQLNTDSKTGFHPHTNMAKAGMNMVTRTSGERFAERGIYMTSVDTGWVTNEYPHQKTVRMQQDGFQPPLDEIDGAARVCDPVFVGINEKQYLFGKFLKDYRETSW, encoded by the coding sequence ATGAGAGATCAGAACCAGACTACTGAAAATGAAGACTCACTCCTGCATCAGTTGAGTGATTCAGACCTGACGCGCTGTGCCCGAGTGTTACAGCGACTCGCACAGCAACCAGACATTTGTCTTAACGCTGCTACACCAGAGGAGGCTGTCTGGAAACAGGCTGCCTTGCTTGTGAAACGTGTGAAAGCGACTCAGAAGCAGGCCGGCCGAAAACGTGACAGGCGGCTGATCGAAACATCCGGAATCCGGTCTAAACGCGCTCAGAAAAACGACGGCCGCTATCTGCACCATGATGATCCTGTTCAAGACAGCGTTGCAGAAACGGCATTGTTTCACTCTCGCCGCTGTTATATCTGTAAGAAGTCGTACCAAAAGCTGCACTCATTTTATGATCTGATGTGCGAATCCTGCGGGCAGGAGAACTATCGGAAACGTTTACAGACCGCTGATCTTACGGGGCGGACAGCTGTGGTGACCGGCGGACGCGTCAAGATTGGCTTCCAGATTGCCTTGAAACTGTTACGCTCTGGAGCACGCGTCTGGGTGACGAGTCGGTTTCCGTGCGATACAGCACGTCGCTATGCTGCTGAAACGGATTTCGCAGATTGGTATGATCGTTTACAGATCCTGGGCAGTGATTTTCGCAGTCTCGCAAGTGTCAATCAGCTTTGTGAAGACTTACAGGCGAATTGTTCTCATCTGGATCTCCTGATCAATAACGCCTCCCAGACTATCAGGCGCCCTGCCGCCTACTTTCAACATTTATGGGAGCTGGAATCAGAGCCTCAACGATTGGAAAAGGCAGCACGGAGCTTAGTCTATCGAACTACGGACTCCCTGTTACGACTGACCACGTCGCATCACTTAAATAATCTCACGCATGGTCCTGCTTTTGCTTCGCTACTTTCGCAGACAAAAGTTCAAACCGAAGATGCTGATAACGAGGAAGGCGTCTTTCCGCCCGGACTTCTTGACTCAGACAGTCAGCAGGTCGACCTGCGCGAGAAAAACAGCTGGATCCAGGAACTCAGCGATGTTTCTTTAACCGAATTGCTCGAAGTGCATGCCGTTAACTCGCTGGTCCCCTTTCTGTTGATTCAGAAAATGGAGCCTCTGCTGCTAAACAGCCCGCACACAGATCGCTACATCGTCAATGTTTCTGCGATGGAAGGGCAACTGAATACGGATTCCAAAACCGGATTTCACCCGCATACCAACATGGCTAAAGCGGGAATGAATATGGTGACCCGTACCAGTGGCGAACGCTTCGCTGAGCGAGGCATCTATATGACGAGTGTGGATACTGGCTGGGTCACAAACGAGTATCCCCATCAGAAAACGGTACGGATGCAGCAGGATGGTTTTCAACCACCGCTTGATGAAATTGATGGTGCTGCCCGTGTTTGTGATCCTGTGTTCGTTGGCATCAATGAGAAACAATATCTGTTCGGCAAGTTTCTCAAAGATTATCGGGAAACAAGCTGGTAA
- a CDS encoding HEAT repeat domain-containing protein, which produces MTNLPEDASKQEYRLKLLHTALTNSDLLQSHLATEELETLPCSDSDAMLICSYLQSDSPETRARAAHLCSRLSLNAKELVPSLLSVIQDRLWSTRESAALALAPFVPDDNVQEALLERVLLDKNELVRMAALSALSETLDRQRQVLDALHNALKDSRHIVRTRAARALANFHGLACFYLDSLAETLKDSHWRVRLAAADTLKSLGPAAKRTLPALIRRRYDGDRRVRIAALEAIREIYPGTPRPLHRIFQSLLDRFYDGRQILQNSFKAYDFPREVELQFSNICVQRIDLLTNNRRELVIKSPQETNGWETACAVVKATSLAGLKCNENKEFTKLLAHLVEIWLGNKNLESLS; this is translated from the coding sequence ATGACCAATTTGCCGGAAGATGCATCCAAACAAGAGTACCGCTTGAAGTTGCTGCATACCGCACTGACTAATTCAGATTTGCTACAGAGCCACCTGGCAACAGAGGAACTGGAAACCCTCCCCTGCAGTGATTCTGATGCCATGCTGATCTGTAGTTATCTCCAGTCAGATTCGCCTGAAACCCGGGCACGCGCTGCTCATCTCTGCTCCCGACTGTCATTAAATGCTAAGGAACTGGTACCATCACTTCTGTCAGTCATCCAGGATCGTCTCTGGAGCACCCGTGAGTCCGCCGCACTCGCTCTGGCACCGTTCGTTCCAGACGACAATGTTCAGGAAGCGCTGCTGGAGCGAGTCCTGCTTGATAAAAACGAACTCGTCCGGATGGCAGCTCTCTCTGCGTTGAGTGAAACACTCGATCGACAACGTCAAGTGCTAGATGCGCTCCACAATGCGTTGAAAGATTCCCGGCACATCGTGCGAACCCGTGCCGCGAGGGCTCTGGCGAATTTCCACGGTCTGGCCTGTTTCTATTTGGACAGTCTTGCAGAAACCCTGAAAGATTCACACTGGCGAGTCCGTTTAGCCGCAGCAGACACCTTGAAGAGCCTGGGACCTGCTGCGAAAAGGACTCTCCCGGCATTGATACGCAGGCGTTACGATGGTGATCGTCGCGTGCGAATCGCAGCGTTGGAAGCCATTCGAGAAATCTATCCGGGCACTCCACGCCCTCTGCATCGAATTTTCCAATCGCTGTTAGATCGGTTTTACGACGGACGACAGATCCTGCAGAACAGCTTCAAAGCTTACGACTTCCCCAGGGAGGTCGAGTTGCAATTTTCAAATATCTGTGTGCAGCGGATTGATTTATTAACGAACAATCGTCGCGAACTGGTCATTAAGTCCCCACAGGAGACCAATGGTTGGGAGACAGCCTGTGCAGTTGTCAAAGCAACCAGTTTGGCCGGACTGAAATGCAACGAGAATAAGGAATTTACCAAACTGCTCGCCCATCTGGTTGAGATATGGCTGGGGAACAAAAACCTGGAATCATTGAGTTGA
- a CDS encoding linear amide C-N hydrolase, with amino-acid sequence MCTRAVYFGKENQTVTGRTMDWKEEMHTNLWIFPRGMDRDCGLGEHSITWTSRYGSLVASVYEGGTADGMNDKGLVTNLLYLVESEYPPADDSRPALVITAWAQYVLDQFATVAEAVDELSREEFRVVPVVAPNGAEGTVHLSISDPTGDSAILEYINGSLRIHHAREHQVMTNSPIFDEQLALNRYWQQIGGTVMLPGTNRAADRFARASFYINACHQSADAREAVASVFSVMRNVSVPRGISTPDQPNISTTIWRTVSDQKNRVYFFENTASPSLVWIRLSQLDFSAGAPAQKLTLDGNPDLAGDQSHGFQPAEPFQFLVPTL; translated from the coding sequence ATGTGCACACGCGCCGTCTATTTTGGTAAGGAAAACCAGACCGTCACCGGCCGGACAATGGACTGGAAAGAAGAAATGCACACCAACCTCTGGATCTTTCCGCGTGGTATGGACCGTGATTGTGGACTGGGAGAGCACTCCATCACCTGGACCAGTCGCTATGGCAGTCTGGTGGCCTCCGTTTACGAAGGCGGGACAGCCGATGGCATGAATGACAAAGGCCTGGTGACCAATCTGCTCTACCTGGTGGAATCAGAATACCCCCCGGCAGACGACTCACGGCCGGCCCTGGTGATCACCGCCTGGGCCCAGTACGTCCTCGATCAGTTTGCCACCGTAGCCGAAGCGGTTGACGAATTGAGCCGGGAAGAATTCCGCGTGGTCCCCGTGGTTGCACCGAATGGCGCCGAAGGCACCGTGCATCTTTCGATCTCCGATCCAACGGGAGATTCGGCGATCCTGGAATACATCAACGGGAGCTTGCGAATCCATCACGCCCGCGAACACCAGGTGATGACCAATTCCCCCATCTTTGACGAACAGCTGGCCCTCAACCGCTACTGGCAGCAGATCGGCGGCACGGTCATGCTGCCGGGCACCAACCGGGCCGCGGATCGCTTTGCCCGGGCATCCTTTTACATCAACGCCTGTCATCAGTCAGCCGATGCCCGCGAAGCGGTGGCCAGCGTTTTCAGCGTGATGCGGAACGTAAGCGTCCCCCGTGGTATCAGTACTCCCGATCAACCCAACATCTCCACAACCATCTGGCGTACCGTGAGCGATCAGAAGAACCGCGTCTACTTCTTCGAAAACACAGCCAGTCCCTCACTGGTCTGGATCCGATTGAGCCAGCTTGATTTCAGCGCAGGCGCCCCAGCCCAGAAACTGACCCTGGACGGCAACCCCGACCTGGCCGGCGACCAGTCCCACGGCTTCCAACCCGCAGAACCATTCCAGTTCCTGGTTCCCACGCTGTGA
- a CDS encoding BlaI/MecI/CopY family transcriptional regulator gives MNQSKEKIPDAERDVLVCLNQLGEATVKEISQALEPVRKMEPSSVMTLLKRLEARKLVTKRKGDKGKAFLFRATRESVRAYRHLLNDLFQGVFGGDTLAFMSSFFETRKPSEEEITQLQELLDDLREQKQKQGDQS, from the coding sequence ATGAACCAGTCCAAAGAAAAAATCCCGGATGCGGAACGTGATGTCCTGGTCTGCCTGAATCAGTTGGGTGAGGCCACGGTAAAAGAGATCAGCCAGGCGCTGGAGCCGGTGCGGAAGATGGAGCCTTCGTCGGTGATGACGTTGCTCAAGCGGCTAGAGGCCCGCAAGCTGGTGACGAAGCGTAAAGGGGACAAAGGGAAAGCCTTTCTGTTTCGGGCCACCCGTGAGTCGGTGCGGGCGTATCGGCATCTGTTGAACGATCTGTTTCAGGGGGTGTTCGGCGGTGACACGCTGGCTTTCATGTCGTCGTTCTTTGAAACGCGGAAGCCGAGCGAAGAGGAAATCACCCAGTTACAGGAATTGCTGGATGATCTGCGCGAACAGAAACAGAAGCAGGGGGACCAATCATGA